Within Myceligenerans xiligouense, the genomic segment TCGGAGTTCATGGGAGCCATGGTGCGACAGCGGCCTGTCGAGCAGGCGACGCGCGGGGGCAGTCGTTGTGAAGACCGGGTGCGTCCCGGACGTCCCGCCCAGCGGTGGCGTGCCGGACGTCACGCCCCGCGCGGGACCGGGGCGGAGCCCCGTAACTCTAGACTCGATCCGTGATCGACCTCCACACCCATTCCACGGCGTCGGACGGCACCGACACCCCGGCTCAGGTGATGAAGGTCGCCGCCGCCGCGGGTCTGACCGTCGTCGCGCTGACCGACCACGACACCACCGCCGGCTGGGACGAGGCTGCCGTGGCCGCGTCCGCCGCGGGGGTGGCGCTCGTGCGCGGCATCGAGATCTCGGCGCACGCGCTCGTGGGGGCACGTCCCGTGGGCGTCCACGTTCTCGCCTACCTGCACGACCCCGAGCACGCCGGGCTGCTGGCGGAACTCGCCAGGACGCGCGAGTCCCGCGCCACGCGCGCGGAACGGATGACGGGGATGCTCGCCGAGGACTACCCGATCACCTGGCAGGACGTGCTGGAGCAGACGGAGCCCGGGACCACGATCGGCCGGCCGCACCTCGCCGACGCCCTGGTCGCCGCGGGGGCGGTCGCCGACCGTGACGAGGCGTTCGCCACCATGCTCCACACGGGGAGCCGGTACTACGCGCCGCACTACGCACCGGACGCGGCCGACGTCGTCCGCCTCGTGCGCGACGCCGGCGGCGTCCCCGTCTTCGCCCATCCGGGGGCGGACGGCCGGGGGCGGATCGTGCCCGACCAGACGATCACCGATCTCGCCCACGCCGGCCTGGCCGGGCTCGAGGTGGATCACCGCGACCACGACAGCGAGGCGAGGCGGCGGCTCACCGCGCTGGCCGACGACCTCGGCCTGCTGGTCACCGGCTCGAGCGACTACCACGGGCGCGGGAAGACGAACCTGATCGGGGAGAACACGACCGCGCCGGAGGTGCTGGCGGAGATCGAGAAGCAGGGTGCCCGCGCCGTGCTGCGGCCGGAAGCGGAAGACCGCGCATGAACGAGCTGCTCGCGCTCTTCGCGACCGTGTTCGTGACGCTGTTCGTGATCATGGACCCGCCGGGCACCGTGCCCGTGTTCCTGGGCCTGACCAGCAGCATGGACCACAAGCGCCGCAACCGGGCCGCGCGGCAGGCGATCCTTGTGTCGTTCCTGGTGGTCGTCATCTTCGCGGTGTTCGGCAAGTACGTGCTGGCCTACATGGGCATCTCGCTGCCGGCGCTGCGCGCGGCGGGCGGCCTGCTGCTGCTGTTCGTGGCGATGGAGTTGCTGACGGGCAAGGCGGAGGAGCCGTCCGCGTCGGCGAACACGAACGTCGCGATGGTTCCCCTGGGCACCCCGCTGCTCGCCGGGCCGGGCACGATCGTCGCCACCATGGTGTTCGTCGAGGAGCACGCGGACCTCGCGTCCTGGGCCGTGATCGGTGCCGGCGTCGTCGCGGTGCACGTGTGCGTGTGGTTGTCGATGCGGTTCGCGAACATCATCCAGCGCGTCCTCCGGGACGACGGCGTCACCCTGGTCACCCGCATCGCCGGCGTGCTGCTGGCCGCGATCGCGGTGCAGATGATCGCGACGGCGGTGACCCAGTTCGTCACGGACCCGGCGGTCCTGACGGGGCACTGACGCGAGGCCGGGCGCCGGGACGGACGTCAGTGGTCCAGGGTCTCCAGCGTGACGGCGACCGGCTCATCCGGCGTCAGCGACTCCCTGGTGCGGACCGACTTCTTCATCGGCAGCACGTAGCCGCTCTCCCGGTCCGACGGGAAGACCGACGTCCGCCAGGTGGTCGACCCCACCGTGACCTTGACCCGGATCGACCCGAACCCGCGCGGCGGCAGGGGAAGGTCGGCCAGTTCGTCGGACACGTCGGCCGGGACCGAGACGAACCACCAGGCCTCGGTCCGGGCCTCCCACTGCCACAGCGGAGCGCTGAAGGATGCACGCACGCCATGGATCGTATGCCCTGGCCGGGCCGCGACGCACCGCACGCCGACGCCGCGTTCGCCACGGCGCCGGCGTCCGTGCTCAGCTCTGGCCGCCGGACGAGTCGTCGTTCTTGACGTCGTCCTTGGCGTCGTCCTCCGGGCGCATCGCGCCGTAGCGGGGCTTGCCCTCCGGGGTGACGAATCGCGGGTCCGGCTTCCGGGGCGCCGGGGGCGTCGCGCCCGCCGAGTCCTGGCCGCCGGGCGCGACGCCCGGTTCCGGGACCACACCTCCGGCGGACATCCCCTG encodes:
- a CDS encoding PHP domain-containing protein, with the translated sequence MIDLHTHSTASDGTDTPAQVMKVAAAAGLTVVALTDHDTTAGWDEAAVAASAAGVALVRGIEISAHALVGARPVGVHVLAYLHDPEHAGLLAELARTRESRATRAERMTGMLAEDYPITWQDVLEQTEPGTTIGRPHLADALVAAGAVADRDEAFATMLHTGSRYYAPHYAPDAADVVRLVRDAGGVPVFAHPGADGRGRIVPDQTITDLAHAGLAGLEVDHRDHDSEARRRLTALADDLGLLVTGSSDYHGRGKTNLIGENTTAPEVLAEIEKQGARAVLRPEAEDRA
- a CDS encoding MarC family protein gives rise to the protein MNELLALFATVFVTLFVIMDPPGTVPVFLGLTSSMDHKRRNRAARQAILVSFLVVVIFAVFGKYVLAYMGISLPALRAAGGLLLLFVAMELLTGKAEEPSASANTNVAMVPLGTPLLAGPGTIVATMVFVEEHADLASWAVIGAGVVAVHVCVWLSMRFANIIQRVLRDDGVTLVTRIAGVLLAAIAVQMIATAVTQFVTDPAVLTGH
- a CDS encoding DUF1905 domain-containing protein — protein: MRASFSAPLWQWEARTEAWWFVSVPADVSDELADLPLPPRGFGSIRVKVTVGSTTWRTSVFPSDRESGYVLPMKKSVRTRESLTPDEPVAVTLETLDH